In Sphingomonas sp. LT1P40, the DNA window CCGGTTGAACGCGATTCCCGCCTATATCAAGGCGCGCTATCTCGACACCGGCAAGCTGCCGCATGCACAGTTGCTGATCGCGCGCCACGGCAAGATGGCGCATTTCAGTCATCAGGGTCCGGCGCGCGAGGGCGGCGCGGCGGTGGATGAAGGCTCGATCTTCCGAATCGCATCGATGACCAAGCCGGTCACGTCGATCGCGTTCATGCAATTGGTGGAGGCGGGCAAGGTCGCGCTCGATACGCCGGTGCATCACGTCCTGCCCGAGCTGAAGGGCGTCGGCGTTTACAATGGCGGCGGCGGCGGCGTGCCGTTCGTGACCAAGCCGACGAGCGAGCCGATGCGGATGGTGGACCTGCTCCGCCATACATCCGGCCTGACCTATGGCTTTCAGAATCGCGGCAATGTCGATGCGGCGTATCGCGAGGGCAAGATAGAGAGCTGGCACGGCAATCTCGACCTCGACGGGTTCGTCGCGGCGCTGGGCAAGCTGCCGCTGGAGTTTTCGCCGGGGGAGGCGTGGAATTATTCGGTGTCCACCGATGTGCTGGGCGCAGTGGTGGAGCGGGTGTCGGGCATGCCGCTCGACCTGTATTTCGCCGAGCATATCTTTGCGCCGCTGGGCATGACCGACACCGGCTTCATGGTGCCCGCCGACAAGATCGACCGGTTGACCGATTGCTGGACCTTCGGCCGCAGCGGGCGGGTAATGTATGACGAGGGCGCGAAGTCGGCGTGGGGCAAACGCCCGACCCTGCTCTCCGGCGGTGGCGGACTCGTTTCGACCGCGCTCGACTATCACCGGTTCTGCACGATGCTGTTGAATGGCGGCACGCTGGACGGGCAGCGCGTGATCGGGCGCAAGACGCTCGATCTGATGACGACCAATCACCTGCCCGGCGGCGGCGATCTGGCGGGCATGTCGCGGTCGCTGTTCAGCGAGGCGGCGAATGCCGGGACCGGGTTCGGGCTGGGCTTTGCCGTCAACATGGACGTCGCTCGGACGATGATCCCCGGCTCGACCGGTGAGTTTTACTGGGGCGGGATGTTTTCGACCGCCTTCTTTGTCGATCCCGTCGAACGGATCAGCATGGTTTTCATGACCCAGCTATCGCCATCGGGGCTTTATCCGATACGGCGGGAGCTCAAGACTCTCATCTATTCGGCGCTCGTCTGAAGCGCGCATTTCTGGAGAAACCTGTGTCCGTCATCACCACCGAACGTCAGGGCGACGTCCTTGTCATCACCTCCAACAACCCGCCGGTCAACGCGCTGGGCGCTGCGGTCCGTCAGGGGCTGGACGCCGCGATCAAGGAACTGAACGGCGACGACAGCCTGAAGGCGGCGGTAATCCGTTGCGACGGGCGCACCTTCTTTGCCGGAGCGGATATCACCGAATTCGGCAAGCCGATGCAGGAGCCGGGCTTGCCGACTTTGGTCGACGCGATCGAGGCGAGCGAGAAGCCGGTGGTTGCCGCCGTCCACGGCACTGCTCTTGGCGGCGGGTGCGAAGTCGCGTTGGCATGCCATTACCGCATTGCCGTGCCCTCGGCGAAATTCGGGCTGCCTGAGGTGAAGCTGGGCATCCTGCCCGGTGCGGGCGGGACGCAGCGGCTGCCGCGTGTCGCTGGCGTGAAGCTGGCGCTCGAAATGGCGGCCAAGGGCGATCCGATCTCGGCGAAGAATGCGCAGGCCGCAGGGCTGGTCGATCGTCTGGCGGGTGAGGACAGCCTGACCGCCGACGCTGTTGCCTACGCCAATGAAGTCGCCGACGCACGGCCCCTGCCGCGCGCCAGCGAAAAGCCGGTGCCGGTCGAGGACGGCGTGTTCGACGCCTTCCGCAAGGAGAACGCCAAGCGCTTCCGTGGCTTCGATGCACCGGCCGAAATCATCAGCGTGATCGAGGAAACCGCGTCCCTCCCCTATGCCGAGGGCGTTCAGCGCGAGCGCAATGGCTTCATGAAGCTGATCATGGGCACGCAGTCCGCCGCGATGCGCCACATCTTCTTTGCCGAGCGCAAGGCCGCCAAGATCGACGACGTGCCGGAGGGGACGCAGTTGCGCCCGATCAAGCGCGTCGGCGTGATCGGCGCGGGCACCATGGGCGGCGGCATTTCGATGAACTTCCTGTCCGCCGGAATCCCGGTGACGATCGTCGAGATGCAGCAGGAGGCGCTGGACCGCGGCACCGGCACGATCCGCAAGAATTACGAAGGGTCGGCGGCGAAGGGTCGTATCACCGGCGAGCAGGTCGAGGCGGCGATGGGCGCGCTCACCCCCACCCTCAGCCTGGATGATCTGGCCGATTGCGACCTGATCATCGAGGCGGTCTATGAGAATATGGACGTCAAGAAAGAGCTGTTCGGCAAGCTCGACAAGATCGCCAAGCCGGGCGCGATCCTGGCGTCGAACACCAGCTATCTGAATGTCGACGAGATCGCCGCCAGCACCTCGCGGCCCCAGGATGTCGTCGGCCTCCACTTCTTCTCGCCAGCCAACGTCATGAAGCTGCTGGAAATCGTACGGGGCGCGAAGACGGCGCATGACGTGCTGGCGACGGCGATGGACGTGGCGAAGAAGATCAAGAAGGTCGCGGTGGTCGCGGGCGTCTGTCACGGCTTTATCGGCAACCGCATGCTGATGCCGCGTCAGGTCGAGGCGATGAAGCTGTTGATGGAAGGCGCGACGCCGGAACAGGTCGATCGCGTCCATGTGCAGTTCGGCATGCCGATGGGACCGTTCCAGATGAGTGATCTGGCCGGGGTCGATATCGGCTGGCACCGCGATCCCACCCGCATCGAAAGCATCCGCGACGCGCTGGCCGCCGAGGGACGCTGGGGCCAGAAGAAGCAGGCTGGCTTCTATGACTATGACGAGAAGCGGAACCCGTCGCCGTCACCGCGCGTGGCGGAGATCATCGAGGAGTTCCGCGCCAAGAGCGGCGCGGTTCAGCACGACGTGACCGACGAGGAAGTGATCGAGCGCACGCTCTACACGCTGGTCAACGAAGGCGCGCTGATCCTGCAGGAGGGTATGGCCCAGCGCGCGTCGGACATCGATGTGGTGTGGATCTATGGCTATGGCTGGCCGGTCTATCGCGGTGGCCCGATGTTCTGGGCCGACACGGTCGGGCTGAAGACGATCGTCGCCGGGCTGGAGAAGCACGGCTTTGAGGTCGCACAATTGCTGCGCGAAAAGGCCGAAAAGGCCGAGCGCTTCAATGGCTGAGGCGGCCATCGCGGAGGCGCCGGTTTCGGTTGAGGCGCTGGGCTTCAAGTTCAATTTCTTCAAGCTGGTCGTCCGCGATCTGGACGCGATGATCGGGTTCTACTCCGCAACCTTCGGGTTCGCCGTGCAGCACCGGATCGCACTGCCAGGGCTGGAGGAAGTGATGCTGGTGCTGCCGGGTCAGACCTTCAACCTCGTCCTCTACCACCATACTGACGGGCGAGAGGTCACGGTCGGCAATGGCCACGGCCCGGTCGGCTTTATCACCCGCGATCTCGACGCTGCGCTGGCGCATGCGCTCGCCAACGGCGCGACGCCGTTGATGGGACCA includes these proteins:
- a CDS encoding 3-hydroxyacyl-CoA dehydrogenase NAD-binding domain-containing protein translates to MSVITTERQGDVLVITSNNPPVNALGAAVRQGLDAAIKELNGDDSLKAAVIRCDGRTFFAGADITEFGKPMQEPGLPTLVDAIEASEKPVVAAVHGTALGGGCEVALACHYRIAVPSAKFGLPEVKLGILPGAGGTQRLPRVAGVKLALEMAAKGDPISAKNAQAAGLVDRLAGEDSLTADAVAYANEVADARPLPRASEKPVPVEDGVFDAFRKENAKRFRGFDAPAEIISVIEETASLPYAEGVQRERNGFMKLIMGTQSAAMRHIFFAERKAAKIDDVPEGTQLRPIKRVGVIGAGTMGGGISMNFLSAGIPVTIVEMQQEALDRGTGTIRKNYEGSAAKGRITGEQVEAAMGALTPTLSLDDLADCDLIIEAVYENMDVKKELFGKLDKIAKPGAILASNTSYLNVDEIAASTSRPQDVVGLHFFSPANVMKLLEIVRGAKTAHDVLATAMDVAKKIKKVAVVAGVCHGFIGNRMLMPRQVEAMKLLMEGATPEQVDRVHVQFGMPMGPFQMSDLAGVDIGWHRDPTRIESIRDALAAEGRWGQKKQAGFYDYDEKRNPSPSPRVAEIIEEFRAKSGAVQHDVTDEEVIERTLYTLVNEGALILQEGMAQRASDIDVVWIYGYGWPVYRGGPMFWADTVGLKTIVAGLEKHGFEVAQLLREKAEKAERFNG
- a CDS encoding serine hydrolase domain-containing protein, yielding MDAATFAPLADSGFDANRLNAIPAYIKARYLDTGKLPHAQLLIARHGKMAHFSHQGPAREGGAAVDEGSIFRIASMTKPVTSIAFMQLVEAGKVALDTPVHHVLPELKGVGVYNGGGGGVPFVTKPTSEPMRMVDLLRHTSGLTYGFQNRGNVDAAYREGKIESWHGNLDLDGFVAALGKLPLEFSPGEAWNYSVSTDVLGAVVERVSGMPLDLYFAEHIFAPLGMTDTGFMVPADKIDRLTDCWTFGRSGRVMYDEGAKSAWGKRPTLLSGGGGLVSTALDYHRFCTMLLNGGTLDGQRVIGRKTLDLMTTNHLPGGGDLAGMSRSLFSEAANAGTGFGLGFAVNMDVARTMIPGSTGEFYWGGMFSTAFFVDPVERISMVFMTQLSPSGLYPIRRELKTLIYSALV
- a CDS encoding VOC family protein; the protein is MAEAAIAEAPVSVEALGFKFNFFKLVVRDLDAMIGFYSATFGFAVQHRIALPGLEEVMLVLPGQTFNLVLYHHTDGREVTVGNGHGPVGFITRDLDAALAHALANGATPLMGPVDLPGMRLVFVHDPEGHEVEMIQIMRAPKEPT